From Plasmodium chabaudi chabaudi strain AS genome assembly, chromosome: 12, the proteins below share one genomic window:
- a CDS encoding Dpy-19-like C-mannosyltransferase, putative (term=annotation;date=20151102;qualifier=removed_product=conserved Plasmodium protein, unknown function;qualifier=added_product=c-mannosyltransferase, putative;curatorName=ucb@sanger.ac.uk;~term=annotation;date=20180215;qualifier=added_literature=PMID:29432542;qualifier=removed_product=c-mannosyltransferase, putative;qualifier=added_product=dpy-19-like c-mannosyltransferase, putative;qualifier=added_gene_name=dpy19;qualifier=added_GO:0000030;qualifier=added_GO:0018103;qualifier=added_ec_number=2.4.1.-;curatorName=ucb@sanger.ac.uk;~term=annotation;date=20180319;qualifier=added_GO:0016021;curatorName=ucb@sanger.ac.uk;~;query 1-6; ~;query 153-171; ~;query 232-242; ~;query 287-373; ~;query 470-480; ~;query 531-550; ~;query 7-24; ~;query 130-152; ~;query 172-189; ~;query 209-231; ~;query 243-260; ~;query 264-286; ~;query 374-396; ~;query 447-469; ~;query 481-503; ~;query 508-530; ~;query 551-570; ~;query 25-129; ~;query 190-208; ~;query 261-263; ~;query 397-446; ~;query 504-507; ~;query 571-1025; ~tmhmm; query 1-1026; ~pfam_scan;Pfam:PF10034.5; E()=1.7E-144;score=482.4;query 15-728;description=Dpy19;~iprscan;InterPro:IPR018732 : Dpy-19;Pfam:PF10034; score=2.1E-144;query 15-728;description=Dpy-19/Dpy-19-like), which produces MDKCKVRLFFCSLLICLFVFITFYKRYQYEFCRNYDEQKVSLYSEETFYFSFYDDLVKSENYLEGINLIINDDRSEYPNRINALQRFNICPEIILGTIWRLLKLETLFATPYNFYVYAALLSQAASVSTLFFLSVYLGNSYSSGIIFIMLFFSCFREKFIMRLAGFPLRENFASVYMWSIILHIYIILREKKISALNYVPLFLSGFFFLITWQFSVFILLTNIVSLFIVYLLGYEIKKEFKNILIVFGLSYILSLVVTLFPRYMLYTYFPYVLISILITIIYGDIINPENNITLKDDQLKTTKNKESNKKDKSLISMSMNIFKNNSNTNMNNKCDNRINKIVEGMNEIQNNLFKKDKIKIDENKMTNFNILKKIKFILKNGFISVFIFLFLRILIINKTKDDSHVLSLLKVRLNIGSHNFDTMIYSAGGEFKPFSKNMLNMIKETALFDYSIIFVMIYIFYIIIYLKSIYKKKDIIKYNEFITSNFIFLLIQTIFFIFLMLIIARLRVLALPLICVISSLVGSPTFLNNIIFIIASPSFPLVRKLRKATKIMIHIICIYEWIYPFIKYFPKYEYINTIRNEPSNLQNNLDLINWMKINIKEGEPILADIPTSSFLRSTTNFKMILHPQYEDVGLRKRVQDYYMLASCIPFADAKKYYYEKYKIRYIVSNIYRCASINGGTSAFTLADQIDSNYSRCTNKKNIRFCQKVIYDDTNYQTLYRNGKYSVIKFTSKVVEDNEPYQPFGESKYADISYFLPWISRCIKTDNKCAIHIAEVARTNLDILQNYKIASLLYNYIENKIFNHPKTNDTNDDKLGNEIQWDKDILTIFHLAEFYDYDMKNVNKANMLYKKAADLIVPNDIQHNQNIPLATDHMISRTPTIPLTSQIHILSSYIYFLRDTKIFKSKNELFILYNKIDKLIKVVTFSLDNGYYYENIKSNESDKTEQIIKIIFYKKNLGHILNDLCEHAIHIYTIKHEYTEYPSIYKNIWNFVKKVSYLDECVLKNFHILENKELNRIDYLKFFYIY; this is translated from the exons atggaCAAATGCAAAGTGAGActgtttttttgttctttgTTGATCTG tCTGTTTGTTTTTATCACATTTTACAAGAGATATCAATATGAATTTTGTAGAAATTATGATGAGCAAAAGGTATCACTATACTCAGAG gaaacattttatttctcCTTCTATGATGACCTAGTTAAGTCTGAAAATTACTTGGAGGGCATTAACCTGATcat AAATGACGATAGAAGCGAATATCCTAATCGGATAAATGCATTGCAACGTTTTAATATTTGTCCAG AAATCATACTCGGAACAATATGGCGTCTGCTAAAATTAGAAACACTTTTTGCAACCCCATACAACTTTTATGTTTATGCAG CGCTTCTTTCTCAAGCTGCTAGTGTCAGTAcactattttttctttccgTTTATCTAG gaaattcatattcatctggaatcatatttataatgctttttttttcatgctTTCGTGAAAAGTTTATAATGAGACTAGCTG GATTTCCTTTGAGAGAAAATTTTGCTTCTGTTTACATGTGGAGcattattttacatatatacattattcTTAGGGAAAAGAAA ATATCAGCTTTAAACTATGTGCCCCTATTTTTAAGtggctttttttttttaataacatgGCAATTTtctgttttcattttgctAACCAATATTGTTAGTCTCTTTATAGTTTATTTATTGggatatgaaataaaaaaagaatttaaaaatatattaattgttTTTGGCTTGtcttatatattatctttaGTCGTTACTTTATTTCCAAgatatatgttatatacatatttccCATATGTCCTTATTTCAATTCTAATAACAATCATATATGGTGATATTATAAATccagaaaataatataacacTTAAAGATGACCAATTAAAGAcaactaaaaataaagaaagcaacaaaaaagataaatccTTAATTAGTATGtcaatgaatatttttaaaaataattcaaacacaaatatgaataacAAATGTGATAATcgaattaacaaaatagtAGAAGGGATGAATgaaattcaaaataatttatttaaaaaagacaagataaaaatagatgAAAATAAGATGACTAactttaatatattaaaaaaaataaaatttatattaaaaaatggatttatatcagtatttatatttttatttttacgtatacttataataaacaaaacaaaagaTGATTCACATGTTctttcattattaaaagTCAGATTAAATATAGGAAGCCATAACTTTGATACAATGATATATAGTGCAGGAGGAGAGTTTAAACccttttcaaaaaatatgttaaatatgataaaagaaACAGCTTTATTTGATTattctattatatttgtaatgatatacattttttatataatcatatatttaaaatctATATACaagaaaaaagatataataaaatataatgaatttattacttcaaattttatttttttattaatacaaactatattttttatattccttATGTTAATAATAGCTAGACTTCGTGTCTTAGCATTACCTCTTATATGTGTCATTTCATCTTTGGTTGGATCCCctacttttttaaataatataatttttattatagcTAGCCCTTCTTTTCCTTTGGTCAG AAAACTGAGAAAAGCGACAAAAATCAtgatacatataatttgcATCTATGAATGGATATAtccatttataaaatattttccgAAATATGAATACATAAATACTATAAGAAATGAACCATCGAATttgcaaaataatttagatttaattaattggatgaaaataaatataaaagaggGCGAACCAATATTGGCCGATATACCTACATCTAGCTTTTTAAGATCAACAaccaattttaaaatgattTTACATCCACAATATGAAGATGTAGGGTTACGAAAACGGGTTCAAGATTATTACATGCTAGCTAGTTGTATACCTTTTGCTgatgcaaaaaaatattattatgaaaaatataaaattcgTTATATTGTTagtaatatttatagatGTGCATCTATAAATGGGGGAACAAGTGCATTTACTTTAGCGGATCAAATAGATTCTAACTATTCTAGATgcacaaataaaaaaaatatccgGTTCTGCCAAAAAGTAATATATGATGATACCAATTATCAAACTTTATAtagaaatggaaaatatagTGTTATCAAATTTACTTCAAAAGTTGTTGAAGATAATGAACCGTATCAACCATTTGGAGAATCAAAATATGCGgatatttcatattttttgccATGGATATCTAGATGTATAAAAACAGATAATAAATGTGCAATCCATATAGCTGAAGTTGCAAGAACTAATTTAgatatattacaaaattataaaatagcatcccttttatataattatatagaaaacaaaatttttaaccACCCTAAAACCAATGATACCAATGATGACAAATTGGGAAATGAAATCCAATGGGATAAAGATATTCTTacaatatttcatttagctgaattttatgattatgatatgaaaaatgtaaataaagcaaatatgttatataaaaaagcaGCCGATTTAATAGTGCCAAATGATATACAGCATAATCAGAATATACCCCTGGCAACTGACCATATGATAAGTAGGACCCCTACGATTCCTCTAACTAGCCAAATACACATACTTTCATcgtatatatactttttacgagatacaaaaatatttaaaagtaaaaatgaattatttattctttataataaaatcgaTAAACTTATAAAAGTAGTTACATTTTCATTAGATAATggatattattatgaaaatataaaatcaaaTGAATCAGATAAAACGgaacaaataattaaaataatattttataaaaaaaatttagggcatattttaaatgacTTATGTGAACATGCaattcatatatacacTATTAAACATGAATACACAGAATATCCatctatttataaaaatatatggaacTTCGTTAAAAAAGTTTCATATCTAGATGAATgtgttttgaaaaattttcatatacttgaaaataaagaattaaatCGAATTGATTAtctcaaatttttttacatctattag